A window from Thermomonas aquatica encodes these proteins:
- the pth gene encoding aminoacyl-tRNA hydrolase has translation MAGLRLIVGLGNPGPEHARTRHNAGFWFVDALAEQAGARFGLESKLFGETARVEIAGQSVWLLKPATFMNLSGKSVAAALRYWKIEPEEALLAHDELDLPPGVARLKFDGGHGGQNGLRDTMRLLGHGKFHRLRIGIGHPGHKDKVTPWVLGRPGRDDEAAILRAIDDAIGVLPLAVNGNYMDAMTRLHTPRPG, from the coding sequence GGCTTGCGCCTCATCGTCGGGCTGGGCAATCCCGGACCCGAACACGCCCGAACCCGGCACAACGCCGGGTTTTGGTTTGTTGACGCCCTGGCCGAGCAGGCCGGCGCGCGCTTCGGCCTGGAGAGCAAGCTGTTCGGCGAAACCGCCAGGGTGGAGATCGCCGGGCAGAGCGTCTGGTTGCTGAAGCCGGCGACCTTCATGAACCTGTCCGGCAAGTCGGTGGCGGCGGCGCTGCGCTACTGGAAGATCGAGCCGGAGGAGGCGCTGCTGGCGCACGACGAACTGGACCTGCCGCCCGGCGTGGCCCGGCTCAAGTTCGACGGCGGCCACGGCGGCCAGAACGGCCTGCGCGACACCATGCGCCTGCTCGGGCATGGCAAGTTCCACCGCCTGCGGATCGGCATCGGCCATCCCGGGCACAAGGACAAGGTCACCCCGTGGGTGCTCGGCAGGCCCGGGCGCGACGACGAGGCGGCGATCCTGCGCGCCATCGACGACGCCATCGGCGTGCTGCCGCTGGCGGTGAACGGCAACTACATGGATGCGATGACCCGGCTGCATACCCCGCGGCCGGGCTGA
- the ychF gene encoding redox-regulated ATPase YchF, giving the protein MGIKCGIVGLPNVGKSTLFNALTKAGIAAANFPFCTIEPNVGIVPVPDPRLNALSEIVKPQKVIPTAVEFVDIAGLVAGAASGEGLGNKFLAHIREVDAITHVVRCFENDDVIHVNNKVDPLADIDTIDTELALADLESVDKAISRYERVAKSGDKDAKAKIDVLQKLRAALDQGKAARSVALDEEEKAAVRELFLLTLKPVMYVANVLEDGFEGNPHLDAVRKRAAEEGAEVVPVSAAIEEELSQLDDADRDDFLKDLGLDEPGLNRVIRAAYKLLGLQTYFTAGVKEVRAWTVKAGSTAPQAAGVIHTDFEKGFIRAETIGYDDFLKYKGESGARDAGRLRLEGKEYRVQEGDVLHFRFNV; this is encoded by the coding sequence ATGGGCATCAAATGCGGCATCGTCGGCCTGCCGAACGTCGGCAAGTCCACGCTCTTCAATGCGCTGACCAAGGCCGGCATCGCCGCCGCCAACTTCCCGTTCTGCACGATCGAGCCGAACGTCGGCATCGTGCCGGTGCCGGATCCGCGGCTGAACGCGCTGAGCGAGATCGTCAAGCCGCAGAAGGTGATCCCGACCGCGGTCGAATTCGTCGACATCGCCGGCCTGGTCGCCGGCGCCGCCAGCGGCGAGGGCCTGGGCAACAAGTTCCTGGCCCACATCCGCGAGGTCGACGCGATCACCCACGTGGTGCGCTGCTTCGAGAACGACGACGTGATCCACGTCAACAACAAGGTCGATCCGCTGGCCGACATCGACACCATCGACACCGAGCTGGCGCTGGCCGACCTGGAATCGGTGGACAAGGCGATCTCGCGCTACGAGCGCGTCGCCAAGAGCGGCGACAAGGACGCCAAGGCGAAGATCGACGTGCTGCAGAAGCTGCGCGCCGCGCTGGACCAGGGCAAGGCCGCGCGCAGCGTGGCGCTGGACGAGGAGGAGAAGGCCGCGGTACGCGAGCTGTTCCTGCTCACCCTGAAGCCGGTGATGTACGTGGCGAACGTGCTGGAGGACGGCTTCGAGGGCAACCCGCACCTGGACGCGGTGCGCAAGCGCGCAGCGGAAGAGGGCGCGGAGGTGGTGCCGGTGTCGGCCGCCATCGAGGAAGAACTGAGCCAGCTGGACGATGCCGACCGCGACGATTTCCTCAAGGACCTAGGCCTGGACGAGCCCGGCCTGAACCGGGTGATCCGCGCTGCCTACAAGCTGCTGGGCCTGCAGACCTACTTCACCGCCGGGGTGAAGGAAGTCCGTGCATGGACGGTCAAGGCCGGTTCCACCGCGCCGCAGGCCGCCGGGGTGATCCATACCGATTTCGAGAAGGGCTTCATCCGCGCCGAGACCATCGGCTACGACGATTTCCTCAAGTACAAGGGCGAATCCGGCGCCCGCGATGCCGGCCGCCTGCGCCTGGAAGGCAAGGAATATCGGGTGCAGGAAGGCGATGTCCTGCATTTCCGCTTCAACGTCTGA